In a genomic window of Phacochoerus africanus isolate WHEZ1 chromosome 6, ROS_Pafr_v1, whole genome shotgun sequence:
- the RECQL4 gene encoding ATP-dependent DNA helicase Q4 isoform X2, translating to MERLRDIRERLQAWERAFRRQRGRRPGQEDVEAAPEETRALYREYRALKETLGQAGDVRPNSLGRSLSATAEETLEPSCWGPHLNRAATHTPHSTSRLSPQGSVQDYGKRLKANLKDSLQTRPALGRVPRLERTPFSKKSSPGSPGTAAALISPEEVGKVPSQLPRPQLRSGRLQELRASLSLRLSSLDPGWLHRCHSGTPDFPGVPRACGPGGDAEESQLSSGVPCVLSPSTGPRVPLLSPEVPAPQAAGVSAGSPQPGNSQGKKQRLSWELQGSPAQPQQDGNQGGPPPEGAAAAGHTEDCLEEPVRAQPLSNPTTSRYPCSGPKRGCLPLSQGERASRTACLCISSRPAVQDRGNYVRLNMKQKRYVRGLAPRSRLLRRQVWKQKWQKKGESFGGSQPRATAKDSCFRCGQLGHWASQCPQPEPAPQKEGGKDEDDTGTLPMLEEVPQRTGTTCCQLPGEEDTEPAGPELPVPMQSSVPKAPCPPPPPVPPLYPLGPSGQVADTPAEVFQALEQLGHQAFNPGQEHVVMRILSGMSTLLVLPTGAGKSLCYQLPALLYSQRSPCLTLVISPLMSLMDDQVSGLPPGLKAACIHSGMSKKQRDSALQKARSAQVQVLMLSPEALAGAGAAGLAFLTQLPPVAFACIDEAHCLSQWSHNFRPCYLRVCKVLRERVGVSCFLGLTATATRSTALDVAQHLGVAEESVLRGQGTIPANLHLSVSTDRDPDQALVTLLQSDRFCALDSVIIYCNRREDTERVAALLRTCLRWAPEAVAEAYHAGMCSRERRRVQRAFMEGRLRVVVATVAFGMGLDRPDVRAVLHLGLPPSFESYVQAVGRAGRDGQPAHCHLFLRPQAEDLWELRRHVHADAIDFLAVKKLVQHVFPACGHAQQPLVPEPGESQESSAATVPRDADHPHVELTARCPGHERALPVQPMVQALDVPEEAIETLLCYLELHPQRWLKLLEPTYARCHLRCPGGPTQLQALARRCPPLAACLAQQSPENTASVEFNVVELADSMGWELAPVRRALRQLQWDPEPRTGAPVPQPCLRWACPPTCPCLTPCLAGLPRGTGVLVDFQVLAFHLRSPGDLTTQEKDQICDFLHGRVQAREREALARLHHTYWAFHSVAFPSCGPCLEQPDEERSGRLKALLRRYFEEEEAGPEGMDQQGPEPGQATDWEAQIRRDIRHLLSSWPEQQFSGRAVARVFHGIGSPRYPAQVYGRDRRFWRKYLHLNFHTLMHLATEEILLWGR from the exons ATGGAGCGGCTGCGGGATATACGCGAGCGTCTGCAGGCCTGGGAGCGCGCGTTTCGGCGGCAGCGCGGGCGGCGGCCGGGCCAG GAGGACGTGGAGGCGGCGCCAGAGGAGACCCGCG CGCTCTACCGGGAGTACCGCGCCCTGAAGGAGACCCTGGGCCAGGCCGGCGACGTCAGGCCTAACAGCTTGGGGCGTTCGCTTTCCGCGACGGCCGAAGAG ACGCTGGAGCCCAGCTGCTGGGGGCCCCACCTGAATCGGGCTGCGACCCACACTCCCCATTCTACCTCAAGGCTGAGCCCTCAGGGATCTGTGCAGGACTATGGGAAGAGGCTTAAGGCCAACCTAAAGGACAGCCTGCAG ACCAGGCCAGCCCTGGGCCGAGTACCTCGGCTTGAACGAACACCCTTCTCCAAGAAGTCCTCCCCAGGGTCTCCAGGCACAGCGGCTGCCCTCATTTCTCCAGAAGAAGTCGGCAAGGTGCCCTCCCAGCTTCCCAGGCCCCAGCTGAGGTCAGGCCGGCTCCAGGAGCTGAGGGCATCCCTGAGCTTGCGGCTGAGCTCCCTAGACCCTGGCTGGCTGCACCGGTGTCACAGTGGAACCCCAGATTTTCCGGGGGTCCCCAGGGCCTGCGGGCCTGGCGGGGATGCAGAGGAGTCACAGCTGAGTTCAGGTGTTCCGTGTGTGCTCAGTCCCAGCACTGGCCCCAGGGTACCTTTACTAAGCCCGGAGGTTCCAGCCCCACAAGCAGCTGGTGTCAGTGCAGGCAGTCCCCAGCCTGGTAACAGTCAAGGCAAGAAGCAGAGACTGAGTTGGGAGCTGCAGGGGAGCCCTGCACAGCCCCAGCAGGATGGTAACCAAGGAGGACCCCCACCTGAGGGCGCTGCGGCTGCAGGGCACACAGAAGATTGTCTAGAGGAGCCTGTGCGGGCACAGCCTCTCAGCAACCCCACCACCTCCAGGTATCCCTGCTCTGGCCCCAAGCGGGGTTGCCTTCCGTTGAGTCAAGGCGAGCGGGCATCGCGCACAGCCTGCCTGTGCATCTCTTCTAGACCCGCCGTCCAGGACAGGGGGAACTATGTGCGGCTCAACATGAAGCAGAAGCGTTATGTGCGGGGCCTGGCCCCACGTAGCAGGCTCCTCCGCAGGCAG GTGTGGAAGCAGAAGTGGCAGAAGAAAGGAGAGTCTTTTGGGGGCAGTCAGCCCAGGGCCACAGCCAAGGATTCCTGCTTCCGGTGTGGGCAGCTCGGTCACTGGGCATCCCAGTGCCCTCAACCAG AGCCTGCCCCTCAGAAGGAGGGTGGCAAGGATGAGGATGACACAGGGACTCTGCCCATGTTAGAGGAAGTACCCCAGAGAACGGGCACCACCTGCTGCCAACTCCCTG GTGAGGAAGACACAGAGCCTGCAGGGCCTGAGCTGCCAGTGCCCATGCAGTCGTCTGTGCCCAAGGCGCCCTGTCCACCGCCTCCTCCTGTGCCCCCACTCTACCCGCTGGGACCGtcagggcaggtggcag ACACCCCAGCCGAGGTGTTCCAGGCCCTGGAGCAGCTGGGCCACCAAGCCTTCAACCCTGGACAGGAGCACGTGGTCATGCGGATCTTGTCTG GTATGTCAACACTGCTGGTGCTGCCCACAGGGGCTGGCAAGTCTCTGTGCTACCAGCTCCCTGCGCTGCTCTACTCCCAGAGAAGCCCTTGCCTCACGTTGGTCATCTCTCCCCTCATGTCACTCATGGATGACCAG GTGTCTGGCCTGCCCCCAGGCCTGAAGGCGGCCTGCATCCACTCAGGGATGTCGAAGAAGCAGCGGGACTCTGCCCTGCAGAAG GCTCGATCAGCCCAGGTACAAGTGCTGATGCTGTCGCCAGAGGCGCTGGCTGGGGCAGGAGCCGCGGGGCTTGCCTTCCTCACCCAGCTGCCCCCGGTTGCTTTCGCCTGCATCGATGAGGCCcactgcctctctcagtggtCTCACAACTTCCGGCCCTGCTACCTGCGAGTCTGCAAG GTGTTACGGGAACGCGTGGGTGTCAGCTGCTTCCTGGGTCTCACGGCCACGGCCACACGCAGCACTGCCCTCGACGTGGCTCAGCACCTGGGTGTGGCTGAAGAGTCTGTCCTCAGGGGGCAAGGCACCATCCCTGCCAACCTGCACCTCTCTGTGTCCACGGACAGGGACCCAGACCAG GCTCTGGTGACACTGCTGCAGAGTGACCGTTTCTGTGCCCTGGACTCTGTCATCATCTACTGCAACAGGCGAGAGGACACCGAGCGTGTCGCAGCCCTGCTGCGCACCTGCTTGC GCTGGGCCCCAGAGGCCGTGGCCGAAGCCTACCATGCAGGCATGTGCAGCCGGGAGCGGCGGCGGGTACAGCGGGCCTTCATGGAGGGCCGGCTACGGGTGGTGGTGGCCACGGTTGCCTTCGGGATGGGGCTGGACCGGCCAGACGTGCGGGCCGTGCTTCATCTGGGGCTGCCCCCAAGCTTCGAGAGCTACGTGCAGGCTGTGGGCCGGGCTGGGCGCGACGGGCAGCCCGCACACTGCCACCTCTTCCTGAGGCCCCAG GCCGAGGACCTGTGGGAGCTGCGCAGACATGTGCACGCCGACGCCATCGACTTCCTCGCCGTGAAGAAGCTGGTGCAGCACGTGTTCCCTGCTTGCGGCCACGCTCAGCAGCCCCTGGTGCCTGAGCCAGGCGAGAGCCAGGAGAGCTCGGCGGCCACAGTCCCCCGGGATGCCGACCACCCCCACGTGGAGCTCACAGCCCGGTGCCCGGGCCACGAGCGGGCACTCCCAGTGCAGCCAATGGTGCAGGCCCTGGATGTGCCTGAGGAGG CCATTGAGACCCTGCTCTGCTACctggagctgcacccacagcgctGGCTGAAGCTGCTGGAACCCACCTATGCCCGCTGCCACCTGCGCTGCCCTGGGGGCCCCACCCAGCTCCAGGCCCTGGCCCGCAG GTGTCCTCCCCTGGCTGCGTGCTTAGCCCAGCAGAGCCCTGAGAACACAGCTTCTGTGGAGTTCAATGTGGTGGAGCTGGCAGACTCCATGGGCTGGGAGCTGGCCCCCGTGCGGCGGGCCCTCCGGCAGCTGCAGTGGGACCCAGAGCCCAGGACAGGTGCGCCTGTCCCCCAGCCCTGCTTGCGGTGGGCTTGCCCGCCCACCTGCCCATGTCTAACACCTTGTCTGGCAGGTCTGCCTCGGGGCACGGGGGTGCTAGTGGATTTCCAGGTGCTAGCCTTCCACCTGCGCTCCCCCGGGGACCTCACCACCCAGGAGAAGGATCAGATCTGTGACTTCCTACACGGACGCGTGCAGGCCCGAGAGCGAGAAGCCCTGGCCCGCCTGCACCACACCTACTGGGCTTTTCACAG CGTGGCCTTCCCCAGCTGTGGGCCGTGCCTGGAGCAGCCCGATGAGGAACGCAGTGGCAGGCTCAAGGCGCTGCTCCGCCGCTActttgaggaagaggaagcaggtcCAGAGGGCATGGACCAGCAGGGCCCCGAGCCAGGCCAGGCCACG GACTGGGAGGCTCAGATCCGACGGGACATCCGCCACCTGCTGTCCTCGTGGCCTGAGCAGCAGTTCTCAGGCAGGGCTGTGGCCCGCGTCTTCCACGGCATTG GGAGTCCCCGCTATCCAGCCCAGGTGTACGGGCGGGACCGGCGCTTCTGGAGAAAATACCTGCACCTGAACTTCCACACCCTGATGCACCTGGCCAcagaggagatcctgctgtggggCCGCTGA
- the RECQL4 gene encoding ATP-dependent DNA helicase Q4 isoform X6 has product MERLRDIRERLQAWERAFRRQRGRRPGQEDVEAAPEETRALYREYRALKETLGQAGDVRPNSLGRSLSATAEETLEPSCWGPHLNRAATHTPHSTSRLSPQGSVQDYGKRLKANLKDSLQTRPALGRVPRLERTPFSKKSSPGSPGTAAALISPEEVGKVPSQLPRPQLRSGRLQELRASLSLRLSSLDPGWLHRCHSGTPDFPGVPRACGPGGDAEESQLSSGVPCVLSPSTGPRVPLLSPEVPAPQAAGVSAGSPQPGNSQGKKQRLSWELQGSPAQPQQDGNQGGPPPEGAAAAGHTEDCLEEPVRAQPLSNPTTSRYPCSGPKRGCLPLSQGERASRTACLCISSRPAVQDRGNYVRLNMKQKRYVRGLAPRSRLLRRQVWKQKWQKKGESFGGSQPRATAKDSCFRCGQLGHWASQCPQPEPAPQKEGGKDEDDTGTLPMLEEVPQRTGTTCCQLPGEEDTEPAGPELPVPMQSSVPKAPCPPPPPVPPLYPLGPSGQVADTPAEVFQALEQLGHQAFNPGQEHVVMRILSGMSTLLVLPTGAGKSLCYQLPALLYSQRSPCLTLVISPLMSLMDDQVSGLPPGLKAACIHSGMSKKQRDSALQKARSAQVQVLMLSPEALAGAGAAGLAFLTQLPPVAFACIDEAHCLSQWSHNFRPCYLRVCKVLRERVGVSCFLGLTATATRSTALDVAQHLGVAEESVLRGQGTIPANLHLSVSTDRDPDQALVTLLQSDRFCALDSVIIYCNRREDTERVAALLRTCLRETRALGPGGWAPEAVAEAYHAGMCSRERRRVQRAFMEGRLRVVVATVAFGMGLDRPDVRAVLHLGLPPSFESYVQAVGRAGRDGQPAHCHLFLRPQAEDLWELRRHVHADAIDFLAVKKLVQHVFPACGHAQQPLVPEPGESQESSAATVPRDADHPHVELTARCPGHERALPVQPMVQALDVPEEAIETLLCYLELHPQRWLKLLEPTYARCHLRCPGGPTQLQALARRCPPLAACLAQQSPENTASVEFNVVELADSMGWELAPVRRALRQLQWDPEPRTGLPRGTGVLVDFQVLAFHLRSPGDLTTQEKDQICDFLHGRVQAREREALARLHHTYWAFHSVAFPSCGPCLEQPDEERSGRLKALLRRYFEEEEAGPEGMDQQGPEPGQATLQDWEAQIRRDIRHLLSSWPEQQFSGRAVARVFHGIGSPRYPAQVYGRDRRFWRKYLHLNFHTLMHLATEEILLWGR; this is encoded by the exons ATGGAGCGGCTGCGGGATATACGCGAGCGTCTGCAGGCCTGGGAGCGCGCGTTTCGGCGGCAGCGCGGGCGGCGGCCGGGCCAG GAGGACGTGGAGGCGGCGCCAGAGGAGACCCGCG CGCTCTACCGGGAGTACCGCGCCCTGAAGGAGACCCTGGGCCAGGCCGGCGACGTCAGGCCTAACAGCTTGGGGCGTTCGCTTTCCGCGACGGCCGAAGAG ACGCTGGAGCCCAGCTGCTGGGGGCCCCACCTGAATCGGGCTGCGACCCACACTCCCCATTCTACCTCAAGGCTGAGCCCTCAGGGATCTGTGCAGGACTATGGGAAGAGGCTTAAGGCCAACCTAAAGGACAGCCTGCAG ACCAGGCCAGCCCTGGGCCGAGTACCTCGGCTTGAACGAACACCCTTCTCCAAGAAGTCCTCCCCAGGGTCTCCAGGCACAGCGGCTGCCCTCATTTCTCCAGAAGAAGTCGGCAAGGTGCCCTCCCAGCTTCCCAGGCCCCAGCTGAGGTCAGGCCGGCTCCAGGAGCTGAGGGCATCCCTGAGCTTGCGGCTGAGCTCCCTAGACCCTGGCTGGCTGCACCGGTGTCACAGTGGAACCCCAGATTTTCCGGGGGTCCCCAGGGCCTGCGGGCCTGGCGGGGATGCAGAGGAGTCACAGCTGAGTTCAGGTGTTCCGTGTGTGCTCAGTCCCAGCACTGGCCCCAGGGTACCTTTACTAAGCCCGGAGGTTCCAGCCCCACAAGCAGCTGGTGTCAGTGCAGGCAGTCCCCAGCCTGGTAACAGTCAAGGCAAGAAGCAGAGACTGAGTTGGGAGCTGCAGGGGAGCCCTGCACAGCCCCAGCAGGATGGTAACCAAGGAGGACCCCCACCTGAGGGCGCTGCGGCTGCAGGGCACACAGAAGATTGTCTAGAGGAGCCTGTGCGGGCACAGCCTCTCAGCAACCCCACCACCTCCAGGTATCCCTGCTCTGGCCCCAAGCGGGGTTGCCTTCCGTTGAGTCAAGGCGAGCGGGCATCGCGCACAGCCTGCCTGTGCATCTCTTCTAGACCCGCCGTCCAGGACAGGGGGAACTATGTGCGGCTCAACATGAAGCAGAAGCGTTATGTGCGGGGCCTGGCCCCACGTAGCAGGCTCCTCCGCAGGCAG GTGTGGAAGCAGAAGTGGCAGAAGAAAGGAGAGTCTTTTGGGGGCAGTCAGCCCAGGGCCACAGCCAAGGATTCCTGCTTCCGGTGTGGGCAGCTCGGTCACTGGGCATCCCAGTGCCCTCAACCAG AGCCTGCCCCTCAGAAGGAGGGTGGCAAGGATGAGGATGACACAGGGACTCTGCCCATGTTAGAGGAAGTACCCCAGAGAACGGGCACCACCTGCTGCCAACTCCCTG GTGAGGAAGACACAGAGCCTGCAGGGCCTGAGCTGCCAGTGCCCATGCAGTCGTCTGTGCCCAAGGCGCCCTGTCCACCGCCTCCTCCTGTGCCCCCACTCTACCCGCTGGGACCGtcagggcaggtggcag ACACCCCAGCCGAGGTGTTCCAGGCCCTGGAGCAGCTGGGCCACCAAGCCTTCAACCCTGGACAGGAGCACGTGGTCATGCGGATCTTGTCTG GTATGTCAACACTGCTGGTGCTGCCCACAGGGGCTGGCAAGTCTCTGTGCTACCAGCTCCCTGCGCTGCTCTACTCCCAGAGAAGCCCTTGCCTCACGTTGGTCATCTCTCCCCTCATGTCACTCATGGATGACCAG GTGTCTGGCCTGCCCCCAGGCCTGAAGGCGGCCTGCATCCACTCAGGGATGTCGAAGAAGCAGCGGGACTCTGCCCTGCAGAAG GCTCGATCAGCCCAGGTACAAGTGCTGATGCTGTCGCCAGAGGCGCTGGCTGGGGCAGGAGCCGCGGGGCTTGCCTTCCTCACCCAGCTGCCCCCGGTTGCTTTCGCCTGCATCGATGAGGCCcactgcctctctcagtggtCTCACAACTTCCGGCCCTGCTACCTGCGAGTCTGCAAG GTGTTACGGGAACGCGTGGGTGTCAGCTGCTTCCTGGGTCTCACGGCCACGGCCACACGCAGCACTGCCCTCGACGTGGCTCAGCACCTGGGTGTGGCTGAAGAGTCTGTCCTCAGGGGGCAAGGCACCATCCCTGCCAACCTGCACCTCTCTGTGTCCACGGACAGGGACCCAGACCAG GCTCTGGTGACACTGCTGCAGAGTGACCGTTTCTGTGCCCTGGACTCTGTCATCATCTACTGCAACAGGCGAGAGGACACCGAGCGTGTCGCAGCCCTGCTGCGCACCTGCTTGCGTGAGACCCGGGCCCTGGGACCcggag GCTGGGCCCCAGAGGCCGTGGCCGAAGCCTACCATGCAGGCATGTGCAGCCGGGAGCGGCGGCGGGTACAGCGGGCCTTCATGGAGGGCCGGCTACGGGTGGTGGTGGCCACGGTTGCCTTCGGGATGGGGCTGGACCGGCCAGACGTGCGGGCCGTGCTTCATCTGGGGCTGCCCCCAAGCTTCGAGAGCTACGTGCAGGCTGTGGGCCGGGCTGGGCGCGACGGGCAGCCCGCACACTGCCACCTCTTCCTGAGGCCCCAG GCCGAGGACCTGTGGGAGCTGCGCAGACATGTGCACGCCGACGCCATCGACTTCCTCGCCGTGAAGAAGCTGGTGCAGCACGTGTTCCCTGCTTGCGGCCACGCTCAGCAGCCCCTGGTGCCTGAGCCAGGCGAGAGCCAGGAGAGCTCGGCGGCCACAGTCCCCCGGGATGCCGACCACCCCCACGTGGAGCTCACAGCCCGGTGCCCGGGCCACGAGCGGGCACTCCCAGTGCAGCCAATGGTGCAGGCCCTGGATGTGCCTGAGGAGG CCATTGAGACCCTGCTCTGCTACctggagctgcacccacagcgctGGCTGAAGCTGCTGGAACCCACCTATGCCCGCTGCCACCTGCGCTGCCCTGGGGGCCCCACCCAGCTCCAGGCCCTGGCCCGCAG GTGTCCTCCCCTGGCTGCGTGCTTAGCCCAGCAGAGCCCTGAGAACACAGCTTCTGTGGAGTTCAATGTGGTGGAGCTGGCAGACTCCATGGGCTGGGAGCTGGCCCCCGTGCGGCGGGCCCTCCGGCAGCTGCAGTGGGACCCAGAGCCCAGGACAG GTCTGCCTCGGGGCACGGGGGTGCTAGTGGATTTCCAGGTGCTAGCCTTCCACCTGCGCTCCCCCGGGGACCTCACCACCCAGGAGAAGGATCAGATCTGTGACTTCCTACACGGACGCGTGCAGGCCCGAGAGCGAGAAGCCCTGGCCCGCCTGCACCACACCTACTGGGCTTTTCACAG CGTGGCCTTCCCCAGCTGTGGGCCGTGCCTGGAGCAGCCCGATGAGGAACGCAGTGGCAGGCTCAAGGCGCTGCTCCGCCGCTActttgaggaagaggaagcaggtcCAGAGGGCATGGACCAGCAGGGCCCCGAGCCAGGCCAGGCCACG CTCCAGGACTGGGAGGCTCAGATCCGACGGGACATCCGCCACCTGCTGTCCTCGTGGCCTGAGCAGCAGTTCTCAGGCAGGGCTGTGGCCCGCGTCTTCCACGGCATTG GGAGTCCCCGCTATCCAGCCCAGGTGTACGGGCGGGACCGGCGCTTCTGGAGAAAATACCTGCACCTGAACTTCCACACCCTGATGCACCTGGCCAcagaggagatcctgctgtggggCCGCTGA